A window from Micromonospora profundi encodes these proteins:
- a CDS encoding SDR family NAD(P)-dependent oxidoreductase, with product MEEFRGRVAVVTGAGSGIGRALAVELAVQGARLALSDAAEEGLAQTAALCAARGAEVRTYRLDVTDRLAMQNHAKEVRADFGGADLVINNAGVTLLASITEASWDDMRWVLDVDFWGVVNGTQAFLPLLVTSKGHLVNISSMYGLTAAPAQSAYNAAKFAVRGFTEAVLQEMRVGDVPVRVSCVYPGKVRTDIFSNARAAKGLGYGGVRERYAREATTSAEQAARLILRGVRRNRVKIVVGSDARRADLLTRLLGTVYSRFTARAVRTQASQVRLEAMRTRLAAQRVRASDHRQL from the coding sequence ATGGAGGAGTTCCGAGGCAGGGTCGCGGTCGTCACCGGTGCCGGTTCGGGCATCGGCCGGGCGCTGGCGGTCGAGCTGGCCGTGCAGGGCGCCCGGCTGGCCCTCTCCGACGCGGCGGAGGAAGGTCTCGCGCAGACCGCGGCGCTCTGCGCCGCGCGGGGGGCCGAGGTCCGTACCTACCGGCTTGACGTCACCGACAGGCTGGCGATGCAGAACCACGCCAAGGAGGTACGCGCCGACTTCGGCGGCGCCGACCTGGTGATCAACAACGCCGGGGTGACCCTGCTCGCCTCGATCACCGAGGCCAGCTGGGACGACATGCGGTGGGTGCTGGACGTCGACTTCTGGGGCGTCGTCAACGGCACCCAGGCGTTCCTGCCACTGCTCGTCACCTCGAAGGGCCACCTGGTCAACATCTCCAGCATGTACGGGTTGACAGCGGCACCGGCGCAGAGCGCGTACAACGCGGCCAAGTTCGCCGTCCGGGGCTTCACCGAGGCTGTGTTGCAGGAGATGCGGGTCGGCGACGTGCCGGTGCGCGTCAGCTGCGTCTACCCGGGCAAGGTGCGGACCGACATCTTCAGCAACGCCCGGGCGGCGAAGGGGCTCGGCTACGGTGGGGTTCGGGAGCGCTACGCCCGGGAGGCGACGACCTCGGCCGAGCAGGCCGCACGACTCATCCTGCGCGGCGTCCGACGCAACCGGGTGAAGATCGTCGTCGGTTCGGATGCCCGCCGGGCCGACCTGCTCACCCGGCTGCTCGGCACTGTCTACTCCCGCTTCACCGCGCGCGCGGTCCGGACGCAGGCGAGCCAGGTCCGCCTGGAGGCCATGCGGACCCGGCTCGCGGCGCAGCGGGTCAGAGCGTCAGACCACCGTCAACTGTGA